A genomic region of Trichothermofontia sichuanensis B231 contains the following coding sequences:
- the serA gene encoding phosphoglycerate dehydrogenase has translation MPKVLVSDTIDQAGIDILQQVAQVDVKVGLPPEELVRIMPEYDALMIRSGTRVTKEMIEAGTQLKIIGRAGVGVDNVDVEAATRQGIVVVNSPEGNTIAAAEHAVAMMLSLARHIPDANASVKSGEWKRNQFIGTEVYKKTLGIIGLGKIGSHVATIAKAMEMKLLAYDPFISRERAEQIGCRLVDLDLLFQEADFITLHVPKTKETAHLINAEVLAKMKPTARIINCARGGVIDEAALAQAIANGQIAGAALDVFENEPLEADSPLRHLGQRIILTPHLGASTAEAQINVSVDVAEQIRDVLLGLPARSAVNIPGLYPDILEKMRPYLELAETLGNLVGQLAGGRVESLNVTLQGELADTQTQPIVVASLKGLLSPALQERVNYVNATLEARERGIRVVETRDGSVRDYSGSLRLTATGSLGEHTVTGALLGESEVRITSVDDFPISVAPSRYMVFTRHRDMPGIIGKIGSLLGSFNVNIASMQVGRKIVRGDAVMVLSIDDPLPEGIVAEILKVPGIRDAYTVRL, from the coding sequence ATGCCCAAGGTCCTTGTTTCCGACACGATTGATCAAGCGGGAATCGATATCCTGCAACAAGTTGCCCAAGTTGACGTCAAAGTTGGTCTGCCACCGGAAGAACTGGTGCGGATTATGCCGGAGTACGACGCGCTGATGATTCGCTCGGGCACACGGGTTACCAAGGAAATGATCGAAGCGGGCACCCAACTCAAGATCATTGGTCGCGCCGGCGTCGGGGTTGACAATGTGGACGTGGAAGCCGCCACCCGTCAAGGGATTGTGGTGGTCAACTCGCCTGAAGGCAATACGATCGCTGCTGCCGAACACGCCGTAGCCATGATGCTCTCCCTGGCTCGCCATATCCCCGATGCCAACGCTTCGGTTAAAAGCGGGGAGTGGAAGCGCAATCAATTCATTGGGACTGAAGTTTATAAGAAGACCCTGGGAATTATCGGGCTGGGGAAAATTGGCTCCCACGTCGCCACGATCGCCAAAGCAATGGAAATGAAGCTCCTAGCCTATGATCCATTCATCTCCCGTGAACGGGCCGAACAGATCGGCTGTCGCCTAGTGGATCTAGACCTGCTGTTCCAGGAAGCCGATTTTATTACCCTGCATGTCCCGAAAACGAAGGAAACTGCCCATTTAATCAACGCCGAGGTTCTGGCCAAGATGAAGCCAACGGCGCGGATTATCAACTGCGCCCGGGGTGGAGTCATTGATGAAGCGGCGCTGGCCCAGGCGATCGCCAACGGCCAAATTGCCGGAGCGGCCCTGGATGTCTTTGAAAATGAACCCTTGGAAGCCGACTCCCCCCTGCGCCACCTTGGTCAGCGAATTATCCTGACCCCTCACTTAGGCGCTTCCACCGCTGAAGCCCAAATCAACGTTTCCGTCGATGTGGCCGAACAGATTCGGGATGTGCTGCTGGGGCTACCGGCCCGTTCGGCGGTCAATATCCCAGGGCTGTATCCCGACATTTTGGAAAAAATGCGGCCCTATCTGGAACTGGCAGAAACCCTGGGCAACCTCGTGGGGCAACTGGCCGGGGGTCGGGTCGAGTCGTTGAATGTGACCCTGCAAGGCGAACTGGCCGATACCCAAACCCAGCCGATCGTCGTGGCCTCCCTCAAAGGCTTACTGTCGCCAGCCCTGCAAGAACGGGTGAATTACGTCAACGCCACCCTGGAGGCACGGGAGCGGGGAATTCGCGTGGTGGAAACGCGGGACGGATCAGTACGGGACTATTCCGGTTCATTGCGCCTGACCGCTACCGGCTCCCTAGGAGAACATACGGTGACCGGAGCGCTACTGGGAGAGAGTGAAGTCCGAATTACCAGCGTCGATGATTTTCCGATCAGCGTGGCCCCTAGCCGCTATATGGTGTTTACCCGCCACCGCGATATGCCGGGGATCATTGGTAAAATTGGCTCCCTGCTAGGCAGCTTTAATGTCAACATTGCCAGTATGCAGGTGGGTCGCAAAATTGTCCGGGGCGATGCGGTGATGGTCCTGAGTATTGATGATCCACTGCCAGAGGGGATCGTAGCGGAAATACTGAAAGTACCAGGGATTCGGGATGCCTATACAGTACGGCTCTAG
- a CDS encoding peptidylprolyl isomerase, whose protein sequence is MTDATNPQVFFDITIGNQPAGRIVMELRADIAPQTAENFRALCTGEKGMGASGKPLHFKGSTFHRIIPNFMCQGGDFTRGNGTGGESIYGRTFPDENFQLKHTGPGLLSMANAGPNTNGSQFFLTTVATPWLDGKHVVFGRVIEGMEVVRQMEQAGSASGRTSQPVVIADCGQL, encoded by the coding sequence ATGACTGACGCCACCAACCCTCAGGTTTTTTTTGATATCACGATCGGCAACCAGCCTGCCGGACGGATTGTGATGGAGTTACGCGCAGATATTGCACCCCAGACTGCCGAGAACTTCCGTGCCCTCTGTACAGGGGAGAAAGGAATGGGAGCGTCTGGCAAACCCCTGCACTTTAAGGGATCGACCTTCCATCGCATCATCCCCAACTTTATGTGCCAGGGGGGCGACTTCACCCGCGGCAATGGTACAGGGGGTGAGTCGATCTATGGACGCACCTTCCCGGATGAGAATTTCCAACTCAAGCATACGGGACCCGGTCTGCTGAGTATGGCGAATGCGGGTCCCAATACCAACGGCTCCCAGTTTTTCCTGACGACGGTGGCCACCCCCTGGCTTGATGGCAAGCACGTGGTCTTTGGCAGGGTTATCGAGGGGATGGAGGTAGTTCGCCAGATGGAGCAGGCGGGCAGCGCCAGTGGTCGCACCAGCCAGCCTGTGGTCATCGCTGATTGTGGTCAGCTTTAG
- a CDS encoding histidine kinase, translating to MQVPSVPPSPNAEAPLQLLLFVDKRPNSREQIRQIRSYLKELEAHFDYDLQVIDVSEQPYLVEHFKLVVTPALIKIHPEPRQTLTGNNLVLQIGYCWPRWQRSVEEYLAACQTQPTPLEAASDRPRISSIVNTAELIRLSDEIFHLKQQQEELKEQLEFKDRIIAMLAHDLRNPLTAAAIAVETLELSQDPNDVRASRLTPALTSQLLKHARTQIREIDRMITDILQAARGNTTEIRVQPQVLNLGQLCTSTLEQFKEKLQLKAQRLETDIPADLPLVYADREWVRQVLLNLLDNASKYTPEFGVIQVSILHRTTQKVQVSVCDNGPGIPEADRERIFKEKVRLPRDEGQEGYGLGLSLCQRVIRAHYGQIWVDSVVNQGSCFHFTLPVYRT from the coding sequence ATGCAGGTCCCTTCTGTACCCCCATCCCCCAATGCGGAGGCTCCCCTCCAACTCCTGCTGTTTGTAGATAAGCGCCCCAACTCCAGGGAGCAAATTCGGCAGATTCGCAGTTACCTGAAGGAGTTAGAGGCCCATTTTGACTATGACCTCCAAGTGATTGATGTCAGTGAACAGCCCTACCTGGTAGAGCACTTTAAGCTTGTGGTCACACCGGCTCTGATCAAGATTCATCCCGAACCACGCCAAACTTTAACGGGCAATAATCTGGTACTCCAGATTGGGTACTGCTGGCCCCGCTGGCAACGATCGGTGGAAGAGTATCTGGCGGCGTGTCAGACCCAGCCGACCCCGCTGGAGGCGGCTTCCGATCGCCCCCGTATCTCATCGATCGTGAATACGGCTGAGTTGATACGCCTGTCGGATGAAATTTTTCACCTGAAGCAACAACAGGAGGAGCTTAAGGAGCAACTGGAGTTCAAAGATCGCATTATTGCCATGCTGGCCCATGATCTGCGCAATCCGCTGACCGCGGCGGCGATCGCGGTTGAAACCCTGGAACTCAGCCAAGACCCCAACGATGTGCGGGCCTCTCGCCTAACCCCGGCGCTCACAAGCCAACTGCTGAAACATGCTCGCACCCAGATCCGCGAGATCGATCGCATGATCACTGATATTTTGCAAGCAGCACGGGGGAATACAACGGAAATTCGCGTGCAGCCCCAGGTGCTAAACCTGGGGCAATTATGTACCTCTACCCTTGAACAATTTAAGGAAAAGCTACAACTCAAAGCCCAGCGTCTCGAAACCGATATTCCCGCTGATCTGCCTCTGGTGTATGCCGATCGCGAATGGGTACGACAAGTGTTATTAAATCTCCTCGACAATGCCAGTAAATATACGCCTGAATTTGGTGTTATCCAGGTCTCGATCCTGCATCGAACCACGCAAAAGGTCCAAGTGAGTGTATGCGACAATGGACCCGGCATTCCGGAGGCCGATCGGGAACGGATTTTCAAGGAAAAAGTCCGGCTACCCCGCGATGAAGGTCAGGAGGGCTATGGTTTAGGACTCTCCCTCTGTCAACGGGTGATTCGTGCCCATTATGGTCAAATTTGGGTCGATTCGGTTGTTAACCAGGGGAGTTGTTTTCACTTTACCCTACCCGTTTATCGTACCTAA
- the dprA gene encoding DNA-processing protein DprA: MSTPMSERAFWLAWSQIEGLGTTLIRRLAQQLGSLATAWEADLAAVGQVEGIGPQLLERIAIARRHRDPLTDWQQHQQNNPHFWLPIDPDYPRLLLEIPSPPSVLYYRGQVDTRELQGRICAIAIVGTRDPSEYGRRWTRRIATALAQQGVVVVSGMAEGIDMEAHAACLEAGGRTIAVLGTGVDQIYPRRNRELYYRICQQGWVTSEYPAGTQPDRFHFPRRNRIIAGLARAVLVMEAPSKSGALITAHLANEFGREVYVLPGSLDNPRSLGCLGLLQRGAQVILSEGDLLQQLGAIPALDADPMPTPSSQPLPNLEPHLARVLAAVPAEATSLDQIVLTTHLETGTVSSALMQLEMLDLVTQLPGLRYQRLR; the protein is encoded by the coding sequence ATGTCAACCCCGATGAGCGAACGTGCCTTTTGGTTAGCCTGGTCCCAAATTGAGGGTCTGGGGACAACGTTGATTCGCCGCTTGGCACAGCAGTTAGGTTCGCTGGCAACAGCGTGGGAGGCGGATTTGGCGGCTGTGGGTCAGGTTGAGGGGATTGGCCCGCAATTGCTGGAGCGTATTGCGATCGCCCGTCGGCATCGTGATCCCCTGACGGATTGGCAGCAACACCAGCAGAACAATCCCCACTTCTGGCTCCCGATCGACCCCGACTATCCTCGGCTATTGCTGGAAATTCCCAGCCCCCCCAGTGTGCTCTACTATCGGGGCCAGGTGGATACCCGAGAACTGCAAGGGCGGATCTGCGCGATCGCGATCGTCGGCACGCGTGACCCTTCTGAGTATGGACGGCGTTGGACCCGGCGCATCGCCACGGCCCTAGCGCAACAGGGAGTGGTGGTGGTTTCTGGTATGGCGGAGGGGATTGACATGGAAGCCCATGCAGCCTGTTTGGAAGCTGGGGGGCGGACGATCGCCGTTCTGGGGACTGGGGTGGATCAGATCTATCCCCGCCGCAATCGGGAACTGTACTACCGGATTTGCCAACAGGGCTGGGTGACCAGTGAGTATCCCGCTGGCACTCAACCCGATCGCTTTCACTTCCCCCGCCGCAACCGCATTATTGCCGGACTGGCACGGGCGGTACTGGTTATGGAAGCTCCTAGTAAATCCGGGGCACTGATCACGGCGCATCTGGCCAATGAGTTTGGTCGAGAGGTTTATGTGCTGCCCGGTTCCCTGGATAATCCGCGATCGCTGGGCTGCCTCGGCCTACTGCAACGGGGTGCCCAAGTTATCCTGAGCGAAGGGGATCTCCTCCAGCAATTGGGGGCCATTCCGGCTTTGGATGCTGACCCAATGCCAACTCCCAGTTCCCAACCCCTGCCTAACCTGGAACCTCACCTGGCTAGGGTATTAGCGGCTGTCCCAGCAGAAGCCACGTCCCTCGATCAAATTGTGCTAACGACTCATTTGGAAACGGGGACCGTCAGCAGTGCTCTCATGCAGTTAGAAATGCTGGATCTGGTCACCCAGTTACCAGGACTGCGTTACCAACGACTGCGGTAG
- a CDS encoding MOSC domain-containing protein, translating to MELAQGEAPILSHIIVYPIKSLDGVEVTKVVLSPGGTLRYDREFAIVDQQGNWVNAKRYPQLHRIRATFDLICRTATLRVQETRTASTFHLDEERSRLAQWLSDFLGFPVTLQQNQHRGFPDDPVAYGPTIVSTATLLTVADWYAAYGLSLLEVRQRFRTNLEITHVPAFWEDHLYSDAPNCPVDFQIGPVHLQGINPCQRCLVPTRHPLTGEVLPDFKQQFIAQRSATLPDTVARSRFNHFYRLAVNTRIPPSEAGKILRIGDVLRCPRLGVEFGTNR from the coding sequence GTGGAATTAGCCCAGGGCGAAGCGCCTATCCTCAGTCACATTATTGTCTACCCGATCAAATCGCTTGATGGGGTAGAAGTTACCAAGGTTGTCCTGTCGCCGGGAGGAACCCTACGGTACGATCGCGAATTCGCGATCGTCGATCAGCAAGGTAACTGGGTTAACGCTAAACGCTATCCCCAACTGCACCGCATCCGCGCCACCTTTGATCTGATCTGCCGCACGGCAACGCTGCGGGTACAGGAAACCCGCACCGCCTCAACCTTTCATCTTGATGAAGAGCGATCGCGCTTGGCCCAGTGGTTAAGTGATTTTCTCGGCTTCCCGGTCACCCTCCAGCAAAACCAGCACCGGGGGTTTCCTGATGATCCGGTGGCCTATGGTCCCACGATCGTGAGTACGGCCACCTTACTCACCGTGGCCGATTGGTATGCGGCCTATGGCCTCTCCCTGCTCGAAGTGCGCCAGCGATTTCGGACTAACCTGGAAATTACCCATGTGCCAGCCTTCTGGGAAGATCACCTCTATAGCGATGCTCCGAACTGCCCTGTGGATTTCCAGATTGGCCCAGTTCATCTCCAGGGCATCAACCCCTGCCAACGCTGCCTTGTCCCAACCCGCCATCCCCTGACCGGCGAGGTGTTGCCCGACTTTAAGCAGCAGTTCATTGCCCAGCGATCGGCCACCTTACCCGATACCGTGGCCCGTTCCCGCTTCAATCATTTTTATCGACTGGCTGTGAACACCCGCATCCCCCCCAGCGAGGCTGGAAAAATTTTGCGGATTGGGGATGTGTTGAGATGCCCACGCCTGGGAGTTGAATTCGGGACAAATCGTTAA
- a CDS encoding exopolysaccharide biosynthesis protein yields MAKLSKELQRYFFEEERPPDVTLDDILELAGERTFGFLLVILSLPSALPVPAPGYSTPFGFVIFLLAVQLIAGSTRPWLPERVNRFAIPLPKAQAFIKAGIPWLQRIEVLSRPRLTPLCTSRLGRITLGSMIALMACSMMLPIPLTNTLPAMGIFITGFGLLDDDGAISLAGLVVCLLGLTLTTSVLVFGVTVVKESIVLLKQGLGSLFR; encoded by the coding sequence ATGGCCAAACTCTCTAAAGAACTGCAACGGTATTTTTTTGAAGAAGAACGCCCCCCTGACGTGACCTTGGATGACATTCTGGAATTGGCGGGTGAACGGACGTTTGGTTTTCTCCTGGTGATTCTGTCGTTGCCGTCGGCGTTGCCCGTGCCGGCACCGGGCTATTCCACACCTTTTGGCTTTGTCATCTTTCTCCTGGCAGTGCAACTGATTGCAGGCTCAACACGCCCCTGGCTACCGGAACGAGTGAATCGGTTTGCGATTCCTTTGCCCAAGGCGCAAGCCTTTATCAAAGCAGGGATTCCGTGGCTACAGCGGATTGAAGTCTTGTCACGGCCCCGGTTAACCCCCCTCTGTACCAGCCGTCTGGGACGCATCACCCTCGGCAGTATGATTGCCCTCATGGCCTGTTCGATGATGTTGCCGATTCCGTTGACCAATACCCTCCCGGCAATGGGGATTTTTATTACTGGCTTTGGCCTCCTGGATGATGATGGGGCCATCAGTTTGGCGGGCCTGGTGGTGTGCCTGCTGGGGTTAACCCTGACGACCTCTGTCCTGGTTTTTGGGGTTACGGTGGTGAAGGAGTCGATCGTGCTGCTGAAGCAGGGCTTAGGTAGCCTGTTTCGCTAG
- a CDS encoding M15 family metallopeptidase has translation MRPYLTVPIQECGEPLVAIAPTIARVLPHPYQQLGAPYGDKSPFYLRQSVHDRLLLAQAYLTARQPGWRLQVFDAYRPLAVQQFMVDYTCDQVARAQGLDPMHLSRQQQAAIAAQVQQFWAAPNPDPACPPPHSTGSAIDLTLLDAAGNPVDMGTAIDELSPRSAPDYFAHSDDPQAQAWQRSRQLLQDVMLAAGFCQHQYEWWHFSYGDQMWAWFKTPENPIAYYGRW, from the coding sequence ATGAGACCCTACTTGACGGTACCCATTCAAGAATGCGGGGAACCCTTGGTGGCAATTGCGCCTACGATCGCCCGTGTTTTGCCCCATCCCTATCAGCAATTGGGGGCACCCTATGGGGATAAATCCCCCTTTTATCTGCGCCAATCCGTTCACGATCGCCTATTGCTGGCCCAAGCCTATCTCACTGCCCGGCAGCCGGGGTGGCGACTTCAGGTCTTTGATGCCTATCGTCCTCTTGCTGTTCAGCAATTTATGGTGGACTACACCTGTGACCAGGTGGCTAGGGCACAGGGACTGGATCCGATGCACCTCAGCCGGCAGCAGCAGGCGGCGATCGCGGCTCAAGTGCAGCAGTTTTGGGCAGCTCCTAATCCTGATCCAGCCTGCCCGCCGCCCCACAGTACGGGATCAGCGATCGATCTGACGCTGTTGGATGCCGCCGGAAACCCCGTGGACATGGGGACAGCGATCGATGAACTGTCGCCGCGATCGGCTCCTGACTATTTTGCCCACAGTGATGACCCGCAAGCGCAGGCATGGCAGCGATCGCGCCAATTGCTCCAAGACGTGATGCTGGCCGCCGGGTTTTGCCAACATCAATACGAATGGTGGCACTTTTCCTACGGAGACCAGATGTGGGCCTGGTTTAAAACGCCGGAAAATCCCATTGCCTATTACGGTCGCTGGTAG